CTGACTCCGTTCCTGTCTTTCTCTGTTCGTAGCTTTGCCCCGCCATTGCTGTATTCTCAAAAGAAAAGCTTcaataatggaattttaaagGAGAGGTAGTGTGggtgtgtatatatatgcaatAGCCAAGTTCCCAGTGGCGTCCATATTCAGGGCTTATAACAATTAATTCCAATATAATATACAGTGTAACATTGAATCAAACAGGTGGAAACGTTAGAAACCAGAATCCCGACCATCAAACCCTTCACTGTCTTCAGTTGCTGTAAAAAGGAAATAGAGTAGCATCTCTTGTCAAACAGCAATTGCTTCTATTTTGTCACACCAAATATTCTAGATTATAGATTTACATAAAATTCCAAAACTTAAATTCTAAACTCACTACAGTTCGTTTGgtgtatttttgtttaaaaacttaTATTTCAACATTCTTAACCATAATCTATAGTTGTTTTGCCGTTTGTGATAACCTATAAGTGACGTGTATTTTTTCCCATATTTCAGcgtaatctttttttttttaccaattaCCTTTAAAATTCCGTACATAATTTTCAACGCTTCCAAAATTAATTCTCTTAATTCCCAATTTTCAATTATCATACACTTTCCCATTCAGCAGTCCGTCTAAAATAGCCATTCGATATATAACGTTGTTGGCCTTTTCATTTTTAGGGCTTTATGGCATTTTCAAAGTCTGCAGTTTACCGTGAGCCAGTTGAGTGCAATTCTTGTTcattttttacaactttttctGACCCACAATTTATTTGttacatatatgttttattttattttaatcgtTAGTTGTATGTCactaatacttaatttttttttttctaacaacAGATTTGAATCTTTTACTCTTTTCTCTACATACCAGGTATTTGATCTGAAATTTGACACTATGTTCATAATATAAATGCCATCCCAATACCCTACTCACTTCCTTACATTTCTTATGTTAAGTTTGATACATCaaccaaatttatttatttttaaaagaataaaattgtaTGTATGGGAGGGTTTAAACAAAAGTATAAggcttgaaaattttatttggcCAGAAAATTTCGGTTTGTTAAACTCAGGGTTAAGGTTAGATTTGGACTCCAACCTAGTCTATTTTAtgctttataatatatatgatgtaatttacattaaatatataatattataatgtaaaattaaataatatgttaatttgtttatgtttaacatttaataaaacaaagatCATATCAATagtattttctaaaaatttaagaataatagGCTTGACAAATATAAAGTTTTCTAATATCATGCATTGACTTGGCTTAAATTAACATATCTAATTTCTAAACCCTTCTTTCtaatcaaaagaatttttagGATTTGGTTTTACTAGTTTATGagttgtaattaatttttgttcatatctattatattatttgatatttaagtaTCTTTTGCTTTAATTacgaaattttcaaatttgttaaataagAGTTTATGAATTCATAATTGATATTGTCATGTTAATTAGAAATAATGTTGTTGGTTAATGAGGAAATAACCATCAAGTTTCATCTTAGTTATTGAGAAGAAAAGTAGAGATTTAAGTGGTACGAGCTAGAATTGATTTATCAAGagtatatgaaaaaaaattacattcacgattaaattaattgtgaatcaaaactaaaacattttcatttttcatattttcttttggtaattttaattttaattgcaaattattccgtttactttttattttatttgtttttattgaagagataaaattattattgatccCCATGAATACTACTCCACTCTCTACTAactacaaaattttatatttttgagaaaataatattatatattttaactttaattttatacataatatttaaatttgattctaTCTTTTATAAACAActaacattattttataataatcatataaacatcatatatttcaaagaaattaatatgCCTAGGACCAAATAGAAATGATCGAAAAGTATAAATTTAGCATAAATGTATGGATAATATTACATTAAAACTACAAGAGTCCATTGTAAAACCCacacttcaaaaaaaaaaaaaaagtttgacaaaagaagaaaaagtataaatagaaatgatcgaaaaagtataaatttagcATAAATGCAATTAAGCAATGCTTACAAATGGTAGTAATATGCATAAAGAGAGGGTGAATGTTGGAGAAGAAAGTAAAACGCAAGAATAGCTTTGCGTATTCAGATTGCCCGGGCTTTTATAATGTCAAAGCTCATTTCACTAGGGTCTGTTGCCTGCAACTCAACTTGAATGCCATCCAATTCTCTCTTGAATCTATCTTTTGAGCTTGCATACACCATCTTACTTCTCACCCTTGATGTATCCGGTGAcctgttaaaaagaaaaatgaaggaaTTTGGAGAGTTTTCCTTGGAATATATGTTAAATGAATGAAACAAAGGTAGACTGATTTGGGGTTGGCATATATACCATGCAATGAAGAAAATTTTGCTTTTCTGACAGTTCTCATCAGTGGTGAAGTCGAAATCAAAGACGGCATAGCGACATTCATCGGCAGGTAGAGCCGCAGTGAAATCTTCATAGGTTTCTTGAGGGCTTCCAACTTTCTCAACCACCACCTGCTGCTCTTGAATCTTGAAAACAATGAACCTATAGTTTCTCTTCGCTTTTAGCTCCAAGAATTTCAGCTTACATTCATCATCAACAGCCATTCCAGATGCCGCGTTCGCCTAATCCGACATATGACCAAGAAAAACCAAGAAATATATGAATCAATGAAAGATTTCCGACCAGCAtctctaaattctaaattaaacaaCATTTCTAACATGACATGGAAGAAGAACTCACCATTTTTTCGTCCAAAGGATTAATTGAGTTATgtaaggaggaggaggaggagaggaagaagaaggaaaagaagaagaagacagaGAGAAATGAAGAAGGGGATAAAGTGGGAAGAGATCCTTAGTTGAGGGGAGATATTATGAGGCGAGAGGAATACGGTGGTGAAGAGAAATTTGAGGGCAAAACAATGGTAAACAACTCTCCAAGCTTTAAAGGCTAACCATGTCCACAACAATAGGTGTTCTTTACGCGTTGATTTTCAGGAAAACGCACGTTCATTTCTGGTTGCATGGCCAGGAGTTTTGTTGCCTATTTTGAGTAAAACTTGTTTTGACATTTTATCCCTTGTTATCAGATTTCATCACACAAATTTGTATACTTCGGCCTTGCATTTCAcgtttcagccttgattaagATCACTAATAAATCACAGTAAGAATTAATCACTCACAATGTGCAAGGGTTATTTAATACCAGTTTAATGAGATAAATAAAATCCCTTTTTTAAGGGTttgaaagataaatattaatagtttatttaGATGTCTCAAGGACCGAGTAAATTGATAGATCTTATATCAAGCGGTTAATTTAAGGTAATTAATGTTATTTACTTCCAAAGCaattaaactatatttatttattccattaTTTGATAACTATATTATACTAAtagtttttcatatataaattgttCAATCTCAGCTTACacataataaaaagaaaaagaaaagcgtCAAAAAGGAATTAATAAATCCAATTATTGAATCCAACGCCCACATTAAAATCCTATAAtcttatcttttaaattttaatttacctaacatcaaaatttagaaatagTTGAAACTGTCAATATTTGTATTTCacattgtttcatttttcataCCCATTAAGCATATAAATAAGTGGGGTATGGTAAACCACACATCTTCATACCATACATATCTCTAGCAAAAGTTGCAGTTTATCATATATAGATTGCACACACCAAAACCGAGGTCCAAGCTCATGGGTCATGGCtcattccaaaattttaataagatggTTCATGCACTTGAGCCCGGTTTCTAGAACCTAGCCCCTACCCAATGGAACTTTCTTTATTATTGTAAACTCACCAGTCAACCAAAATTTAGAGTGGCGGCATTGCTGGGGCAACGCCCAAGAACTTCACACCACTGGCGGGTCCTGGTGCAACAATACCAGAGCTTCGGATCTCAGCCAGTCCTCTTTGTGTATTTGCTCCTTGTGCCTCACACAATTTCGGAAGGAAAACACCTGCCAAGATAACAAgcattagtttttaaatttaatttaattattgctCTTGCATGCTCTTCTAGTACTGCTAAAAGAAGTTACTTTCTCCCGCGGCGAGGTTGAAGTAAAGGTCGGCGACGTTGGGGCAGCTATTGTAGCACTGAGGGGAGCAAAGCATTTCGGTGAAGCGAGACTTAAGGAGGGAATCGGATAAGATGCCGAAGGATTTTCTGCCAAGCCTGCATGCTTTGACACACTTGTCGATCTCAATCCAGTTGTTGATCTTATCGTCTTCGATCTCCGATGTCCGGCATGTGAATTCATCCTCGCCGCTCCTCTTGACGTGCTTCTCTAGCACGCAGCGTTTGCCGGCCGATGATACCGGGTAGGTGCAGGTGTCTTCGTCAAGTTGTTCACATGTTATTTCCCTTGCAACCAAAATTATACAGTTTCGTCAAAGTGCTGCCATCTTGATATTACAactttgcatgtttttaatttaaagtgcTTGATTTGAGAACCTAGGGTGGCTTGACAGAAGGCGGCAAACAGTGCAAGAGCAAGGACTGGTAAGGCCTTGAAGCTAAAGTTGGAAGCCATGGTTTTCGAATGGAGAGAAgaccaaaagaaagaaagaattgtTGGGTTTCGATATGGAGCGTGATGGGGAAGGAAAGGATTCTGTATAGTATCACAAGTCACAACATAATGTTTTCAATAAACTCATAATTCTGCGCACActacaaaaaatataagtagaCTTTAGTTTTGTTTCTTTCCACAGACTCAGCTCAGATTGATTTGactattaatatgttttattttataaataaatttaaataaaaaaatgtgttaCATTTAGGTTGAATTGGACTATGTTGGcctaaattcataaattttgtaATGATGTGAGCTGAAATTTctagaaatatatttaaaggtgaaatttttttgaaagatttatGGCAATTTTAACTTATGTTTTCATAATAAGACCCCTACCTCGCGGGCTAGGTCCGGTagtgataataaaataatttatttatgagaAAGAACAGAAACATTTACAACTTCAAATTAGAAACGAAGAGTAGCCCTACTTTTGATACACAGGACATGAAGAAATGGTGGTTATTGGTGGGAACCGACCAAGGGTGACCTTGCTTTGCATGTGAAGGAGTCGATTAGTGGCGCGGAAATGCCCCCATCACTCATCACGCTGTGCTTTCAAAACCAGAAGTTGGGCATACGGTCTGAATTTTTTACCCGTAATTGGGGTGCAGCATCTCAATGAGAAGTGAAGTGAACCCATTACTATTACTTTTCACTAGCTTCCAAAGACTAATTACACTCAATTTTTTTACTGCTTTTATTGTAGTCatctagataaaaaaaattgtaatttgatgATTATCGttacaataatttattattttagttacttaatCGTTAAATTCTTGACGGTAGCTAATTGTATATGCAGTATTGATTATTGTTCATCATTTATAATTCTAAACTCAATGGGTGAGTTTACTTCATTTCAATTTCTCCTCCTATACATTTAATAGCACCTTTACTTGTTCTTCTATCTCTACCACAAAAGATCATAATATCATCTCATATTTTCAATCACCTTATTGATTCCTTAAGATTAATCTAAAATGTCAAACAAGAAAATACCACAAGAATTTTTGAAGAAAGATAAAACACCATATCATAATATAGCTTAATAAActttatgaaaacaaaatttagagAATATGTAAATGtagacatataaaataaatacagtaATAACACATCTTGAAGTAATCattccaaaaatgaaaattatctGCTATGATAACTACTATtgtcatttctttcattttgatgAAGATGAATTTCAGTAGCATGATGACTCCtctctcttttatatatatgttctctAGTCAAATTGAGCTTCAAAGTGGAGTTGATATGCTCTTTAGCAACATCGTAAGCTTGAGGTTTAAATTCATTGTTACTGTTTTTTAACCTACAAATACAAATTAGTCACTAAATCTCTATccatttctcaatttcaattttgtcttaTCAGTCATGCAATTCACAAAAAACCAGCATTGACTTAGTTTAATTACCAACGTAAGACTTGGACTTATGATTATcaatattatattgataaatatactcagttttttttatattcatacatatcaatattaatatttttaaattttatatatacacaaaatacatatatttataatctaATTCTAGTTTTTAATAACATGCAAATATACTTTAATTACATaagtataaaatgtatatatgtaaatagaaattttaaaagaattaattaggttaaataacattattttattattaataaaaatattaatacacTCTGGTTTTTGATGAAAACAAACCAAAACATAATGGAGATATGCgattaaaatgaaacttaaaaagACATTGCAAGAttaggaattaaattttaataataacagGAAGAACGCTGTTATAGTAACTCAACAGAAGTAGAgtcttttgtaattttcaaaagttaccCAACATTACTTGTAAGGGCCCAACCGGGTTCGAACCGGTGACCTCTTGATCTGCAGTCAAATGCTCTACCACTGAGCTATAGACCCTTGTTGTTAAGGGAggtcaaattaattataaatacattgTGAAGACCCGCTTTACTTAGTCCTGTTTCAAACAAACtactttctttttctaaatttgtaaattttctgctaaaaaagattaaaacaatTATTCTGTCAATTGGCAATAAAATTTCCAATCTTATTAGCTTCGAAATTACAACTTTTGGTACCAAGTAAAAAGGAGGCTCAAGATCAAGTAAATCTTTCTAATATCAGATTAACCAAAACTCACTGcaattatttctcaaaatttgttaTCCCAAGTGAAGTCTGTAAGTTAAAGTCCCAACATTTTATACCAATTCATAAAATCTACATTTTACAATTCCCAATCTTATACATTAGACGTAACTTattgaaagttatttttttttcaacttcaGGATGCAAGATGAAGACTGAGGAAGGGGTGATAATCATTATTGTTAGGTATGGGGCATCACATGAGGATTATAGCTACATAGATGCACTCTATATCACCTCCAAATTCATACCACTTTGGTACATCTAAGGGAAATGAAAAACGTGGACTAAATACTCGTCATCTATATCtccatttcttctttttaaatataaataaaaaggcACCTATTGTATATTGGGATGTTTGTGAATATTcggttttcttttattttttcaaatttgaatattacaacttttaaataatattcaaggatacaaatatatatttattattgaatgcGGATTCGATATCTGAATCCTTTTATTACAAAATGCGACTTTTAGTGAACTCTTGCCGAGTTGGATATCtagagaaaataattgaaaattaattttttattcaattactgaaatataataatatttaatttggatataaaattcaaatatactCCTATGGtgatatatgtaattaaatttaatgatgttataaatggtaaataaaagCATCTCGAAAGCGGAAAAGTATTTTTTAGTActgattaaaaatatgaataataaaattgatgaaGCTAAAATCATCTTAAATTTTGTATGAATGAGATATACATGGATAAATAAGTATTGTATCGATAGATGGTAATGCCACATATATAAAAGCTTTAGGATAATGGTCGGAGGGAAAAGATGTTGTTTTGGATATTTCCATGATTTGTGATTCTTTTTATTGCTGAAAAAATGTGATTGGTATTCTTTAGGATAaagttgataaaattatattaaaaaaaatgtgattAACATGCtagaataatatttatattattgaacaTTTAAGATAATTGGCTAAGATATCAATTGAGtcttagtattattgttagtgtAAGAAGACGTGAGTTCAAATGCGTTGAAACAAAAACGCGTTATCCTTCCATTTAAATATTGATGAactttaaatatcatataaaatgCGGCTAAAGTTATATATGTTGGGTTCAACAATAATTGCCCTGTACTGTACATGAACCATTCTTAGTTTAATCTGGTGGGAGGTATAAAATGAAGGGTAAATGTGGACTCCAACCAAATCTTTTAAGGACTTTGACTCTTTCCTTAACCttcctttttatctttttttaacaaaaatcacttgCAACGTAAATTAACTACtctttatcttctaacaaaaatcacttacaacGTAAATtagctttctttcttttttaaattgaaaaacctatataataaataaaattaaaaatttgttggGTTATCATAGAaacataagaaataaaataataaaaatttgtattgATTCCAACCatgataagaaaatttgatattttaaaaaaaagagaatattTTGGGTAATTTATAAAAAGAGGAAGTAAACAAAATCTTAAAAATGGAAAGCCCATTTCGGTGCTTAACGGTACATCAATTTCATATCAGCAATACGATTGCAAGGGAAAATTGAATGATTcgtgtttaggttaaaattaagaaattcatAAAACAATGAAGCTACGATGAACAACATTAGTGTGTTCCGCATATTCTACGAATCAatgtcacaaaatttcatcattcaagatGGAGACTGAAATATGGCTTATGTTTTACTAAACAAATTTACTtcaaactaaactaaattaaatttagtaaaacaTGGATTCCTAATGTTGTTTAGTTTGAGCTGGGGTGGGACCAATTGCATCCCTAGAAAAACACGTGGTGCTTTCTTGCAATAAAACATGGACATGGGATATGGGAAGGGAGCCGCGTAAGGGAGAGGGAAAGTCACTGATGTCTTTCACACTTCTACAGCGTTTATTCATTGAaccaaaacaagtaaaaaaaaaagatcccAGGAAGTTGGCGCCACCGGCCACCGGAATAGTTGggttttaaaataagataaatgttGAAAGCAAGGATTTGATAGCATGGTTGCAGTTAGTTGCAGTTGCATTAGTTGACCATCACCACCACCCGATTTTGTAACGcgaaattaagtgaaaaggcaTCATAACATAGATGTGGAATGCCGCAATTGTCTGAGTAGGTGAAATGCACTAACAATCCCTTCATTTGTAGTTAGGTTAGGCTTGCTGCAATAACTATACAATGGAGAGCTAGTATTTTTATTGCTTCAAAAGCCATGGCTTCCGGAGTCGGCTTTGCAACATTTTCTGGCAGGTTTTAGTGGTCGAACCAAACTACATACTCGTCTCCCGACTTCCatcttttcattattaataACCTCACTTGTTTTTAACTCAAACACAGGTTTAAATTTTAGATGCAACACACGAATGCCAAGACCgtaaaatggattaaaaaaattaaacttttaacaaTTCCACCAACATACGAATTttgaatgtattaaaataaagacttttttttcattatttatagcACTATTAAAAAGAGGTAAAGTAGTTTTATTTAATACCTAAcaagtttttttatgtttggaaacgtattttattattaatgacACTATTAAAAAAGTGAAGTAAcgtagttttatttaataactaaaaagtTTTTGTATGTTTGGAAATGTATTCTATTATTAATGACACTGTTAAGAAAAAAAGGTAAAGTAacgtaattttatttaatacctaaaagttttttttttttatgtttggaaatgtattctattattaatcacattaataaaaaatggtgGAGTAacgtaattttatttaatacctacaatgtttttttatgtttggaaatgtattttattattaaaaaagtgAAGTAACgtagttttatttaatactcttttttttatctttggaaaTGTATTCCATTATTAAAAAGTGAAGTAACgtagttttatttaatacttaaaagtttttttaaatataatgggTTAGTGCTTGGTATGTTAgtagtatttttttatacaattgtCATGtgtccctttttttaaaatatttatttttgtaatatttcaCTATACCAGCTCGACTTAATATAAaatgtaccaaatattatttcataacattaatataaaatatacttcatttccattttacaATCTACATACAGGGTTCGTAGTTGCCCGGCCCTCCCAACAATATTATCTTCAAGGATTGAAATTGAGTCCTTTCCTTAAGAGTGCAATGTATCTTATCATTGCACCCAACCATTTGTTAGTCAAATGTTACGATTTTCATTTATATGCatggaatttttagatttatcaaaaaataaaaataaaaagacataaataccTTCAAAATAATGGGATTCACAATCAAGTAGTACAATTTGATGCGAGTCGTTTGACATAATAAAGGATTAAATATACTCaaggtcattaaattattagaaaatttatattttgataatttaattttaaaaaattacaaattagtttGAAGAGatttagtttgttttttaaaggtttaattaaATAGACAGATGAAGATAAGTGGAAAAACATATTGGTATGTCTTCTTAAAACCTTTGAATGTAAGTGAAGCAGGTTTTGTATTAAGATATGGGAATTTGTTTGACAACATCCCCCAAACACGTTTatatcaagaaaaagaaaagggaaagccATGTTGGTATGAATTTCAAGACTTGAGGAACTTAGACGAAAACTTTGAAATCTTTATGTTTAAAACTACAAAATAAGAGGTTTTCAAACTCAAGAGTTAGTTCAACTGTTTAACTAACAGCGCAGTAAACCAAAATTATGTTGGTTAAGCCTCCTAAACTTTCGTATATATCCACGTACAGATGCTGAGCATTGCTTGTATGAATACTGGAGGGAGTCATTAAGGTGATGCACTGGAGCTGCGCCTAGCTCCTCTTCTATAATTCCAATCTTTCTACTTTCTcactaaaaatattactaaACCTACCGTTTTGCTCTCCCTCATTTTGGAACTTAGCCACATTTGAGGGGCATttgtattttccttttattcttcttttgacttctaataattcaatattttcatatttgactCCAACAAaactctttttttcaatttgttctctctttctctaaacaaaatataataatatattctaTTTGATGTCTGCATTAATTGGgttagaaaaatacaaaaatatccTTTCATATTTGAGagtgttttagtttttttaacttCAAAGCCAATAgaaaatatgcatatgataaaatttgaaccatacCAATTACATCTAAAAAATCttaatcaaaactttattttaatttacacacataatttttgcatattccataattttatgtataatgatattttaaaaggCAATGGTTATAATAacatgaatttttgaatttttttattaaatgaattgatttgatattcatattttgattaaatcaaGGATGTtatcttttataataaattttaattgtacaAACTTTTTACATCAAATAAGTAATTAgacatttttttccaattttgacTTGCAAAATTTACAAGAATAAAACTTCAAACATAACGTTGAGGAAAAAAACATGGAACATAACaatcacattaaaaaaattaagaaatatacaaaattatgtTACATATTCTAGTTTGGcatctcttttattttgattattaaatttgtatacaattactcatttatttatcataagtaagaccatgaaattttaaaatcataaaagaaagttcaattcaattaaaagagATCATCTATGTTATAAATGTGGATATTGTACGTGACAACATGCAGCATTATGacatgtatatgttattttgtaAAGAGAAAGGGCATTTTTCTTTGCTGTTCaactattctaaaatttttaaatcattataaatgtaattagttttatttagttgaattggtattttataaagtaaatttatcaaaatttatatttttataaaataataaatatttatatgagagtatttttaccattttatatttttataaaaaatttaaaaataaatattcataatcgGATTTTAACCTAAACATTATAACTTTCAacttaatcaattttatttttatatatattttgtataaacgttatatttttaaaaacttttgcaACTTAAGTTCAAGTCACGTCATCTGTAAAATTTTGGTACAATGGTGGtagagtattttttttaattccacaaacaacttaaaaatttgacatgcatctcttttctttaaatatCTGATCTCTATAGGATATTTGTCAACCCCTTAACGGAGTTTAAAAACTCCATTGataatataccaaatattttttcttaaattatttgtataaaaatataaaatcatttttataaaaaaatttgttattctcttgaaaaa
The window above is part of the Gossypium raimondii isolate GPD5lz chromosome 9, ASM2569854v1, whole genome shotgun sequence genome. Proteins encoded here:
- the LOC105800121 gene encoding actin-depolymerizing factor 7, encoding MAVDDECKLKFLELKAKRNYRFIVFKIQEQQVVVEKVGSPQETYEDFTAALPADECRYAVFDFDFTTDENCQKSKIFFIAWSPDTSRVRSKMVYASSKDRFKRELDGIQVELQATDPSEMSFDIIKARAI
- the LOC105797967 gene encoding uncharacterized protein LOC105797967; protein product: RNCIILVAREITCEQLDEDTCTYPVSSAGKRCVLEKHVKRSGEDEFTCRTSEIEDDKINNWIEIDKCVKACRLGRKSFGILSDSLLKSRFTEMLCSPQCYNSCPNVADLYFNLAAGESVFLPKLCEAQGANTQRGLAEIRSSGIVAPGPASGVKFLGVAPAMPPL